In Chryseobacterium scophthalmum, the genomic stretch ACTGAATCTGTATGTTGCTCCGCCTGCAGCCTGTGCATCAGTAGCTAATTGTTGAAAATCTGCAAGACCAGGAACTGGTTTCTGAGAGGTGCTTACAAAAATATATAAATCTCTGCTTACACTTGCATGGGTAGATCTTTGTCTTCCAATATATCCGGCTAAAGTAATCGTTCCGCCAACATTAGTAAGGTCTATTTCCGGAGAAATTATCCAATCGTTCTCACCTGCAAAACCTGTTGCATTTCCTGTAGGAACCAGATTGGTAGAATAACGAAGAACTCCCGTTGTTCCGTACGCCAGAGAAGTACCGTTGTGATAAATATTTTGGCCCTGAACCCATTGGTTTCCGTTACCATTAATGTCATGGAAAGTCCACCCCTGTAAATCAGCAGGAGTATTAAAAGAGTTGATCCAAACAGGGAATTGTGCAAAAATCATTTGCGAAAGAAATAAAACAGATAATAAAATTATTTTTTTCATAATACTAATTATTAATTTATTTTAAAGAAAAGCAGGGAAAAGCGATTAACCTTCCCCCGCATAAATTGAAAATTATTCCTGAATTGAGAAATTATATTTTGTCCAAACACCTTGGAAGTCTCCACAGTTTCTTGGAGAAATGTTCCAACCTCCATTGAAGAAAGGATTTGACATTCCAAAAGAATCTGCACCAGTTGCTGACAATACTAAGTTTGCAGTAGGAATTCCTGCAGT encodes the following:
- a CDS encoding T9SS-dependent choice-of-anchor J family protein translates to MKKIILLSVLFLSQMIFAQFPVWINSFNTPADLQGWTFHDINGNGNQWVQGQNIYHNGTSLAYGTTGVLRYSTNLVPTGNATGFAGENDWIISPEIDLTNVGGTITLAGYIGRQRSTHASVSRDLYIFVSTSQKPVPGLADFQQLATDAQAAGGATYRFSASTNLPTDLTQFAESLVNISAFAGKKIYIGLWSNRITSGSAPNSQNINIDEMAIYASVLNTKEVKTGKALSKIIENPVSSSLQIKLDAALKENNTTVSVYNMSGQQILKTKYSKNINVSEFPAGTYIVEVSDAMVSERLKFIKK